The sequence GGTAGCGACCAACCTCTTTGGCAGAGGGATGGATATTGAGAGAGTGAACATAGTCTTCAACTATGACATGCCTGAAGACTCGGACACCTATTTGCACAGGGTGAGAAACTAAAGAAGGAAATCTTTAACCAGGTTTCCTTCTTCTTCCCTCAccagtttgaaatatttcaagaatTGATTTTAGTTTAGTTAGTAAGGTCTTACATTTAAATTGTTGAACCGATTAGGTTGCCCGTGCTGGTCGGTTCGGAACCAAAGGCCTGGCTGTAACCTTTGTGTCTGATGAGACCGACGCCAAGACTCTGAACGATGTGCAGGACCGCTTTGAAGTCAACGTGGCCGAGCTGCCAGATGAGATTGACATCTCATCTTACAGTAAGTGTTTATTTCACGATGAATGGCTTCCAAGACCACAGCTTTGACTAAAAGTGTTTAAAGTAATCCATGTCAGAGCCTTAAAAAAAGATTCAGATAGTAATCATGGCAACAATTGGGAGCTGTCGTGTAGCTTTGGATCTCCCGTTAAAGCTCATACAAGTTAAACCTGCTGGTGAAGAGTTGGCATCCTCAGCTGTTGTTCTGTAGATCTTTGCTCCTCCTAACGTCTCTCCTTTGTCTCCCACCCAGTCGAGCAGTCCAGATGAGTCCCCCAGCCAGACAGAAGTCTCCTCATCGTGGATCCCGTCTTTTCTTTGGAAGCAGATGTACTTCACTGTTGATTTGAAAGCTCTGCACGTTTgttcacaaaacatttattttttatcgtCTGTTTATGGggaagggtggggggggggggtgattttaatttgtcttttatggttttgttttttttgcccaaTTAAAACTTTTTATAAAATGCCACTTTTATCATTGTGGTCTCTGGTGAGACGGTCTCTGTGTTGTCTTATTGCAGTGTTGATATTAACCTCATTAGACCCGAGGAATAACTTGggagttattttatttcatttatttttttttgtttgctatatCCCAAGCTTACCTTTTATTGTAGGGTTTTATAGTTTTTCTCAAATGCTAAACGGCATTGATTTGGCTCATGTGGCAGCTCTTTTTATGAGTTTCTTATGGAATGTCTTCTATATATTTAGTTGTCGTAGAGATGAAATGGCAGATTTTTGTTAGAGGTACTGCaccaaaaaaactgattttcacTATGTTTGTCCTTGTATTTTGGtgttaaactgaaaataaattggAACCAAACAAATTAGATACAGTGACTGCCTGACACTAACTTATAAACCACACTAGCAACTAGGCATGAGCTGGTGGAAAACTtgccttatacaggtccttctcaaaatattagcatattgtgataaagttaattattttccataatgtcatgatgaaaatttaacattcatatattttagattcattgcacactaactgaaatatttcaggtcttttattgtcttaatacggatgattttggcatacagctcatgaaaacccaaaattcctatctcacaaaattagcatatcattaaaagggtctctaaacgagctatgaacctaatcgtctgaatcaacgagttaactctaaacacctgcaaaagattcctgaggcctttaaaactcccagcctggttcatcactcaaaaccccaatcatgggtaagactgccgacctgactgctgtccagaaggccactattgacaccctcaagcaagagggtaagacacagaaagaaatttctgaacgaataggctgttcccagagtgctgtatcaaggcacctcagtgggaagtctgtgggaaggaaaaagtgtggcagaaaacgctgcacaacgagaagaggtgaccggaccctgaggaagattgtggagaagggccgattccagaccttgggggacctgcggaagcagtggactgagtctggagtagaaacatccagagccaccgtgcacaggcgtgtgcaggaaatgggctacaggtgccgcattccccaggtcaagccacttttgaaccagaaacagcggcagaagcgcctgacctgagctacagagaagcagcactggactgttgctcagtggtccaaagtacttttttcggatgaaagcaaattctgcatgtcattcggaaatcaaggtgccagagtctggaggaagactggggagaaggaaatgccagaagtccagtgtcaagtacccacagtcagtgatggtctggggtgccgtgtcagctgctggtgttggtccagtgtgttttatcaagggcagggtcaatgcagctagcaatcaggagattttggagcacttcatgcttccatctgctaaaaagctttatggagatgaagatttcatttttcagcacgacctggcacctgctcacagtgccaaaaccactggtaaatggtttactgaccatggtatcactgtgctcaattggcctgccaactctcctgacctgaaccccatagagaatctgtgggatattgtgaagagaacgttgagagactcaagacccaacactctggatgagctaaaggccgctatcgaagcatcctgggcctccataagacctcagcagtgccacaggctgattgcctccatgccacgccgcattgaagcagtcatttctgtaaaaggattcccgaccatgtattgagtgcataactgtacatgattatttgaaggttgacgttttttgtattaaaaacacttttcttttattggtcggatgaaatatgctaattttgtgagataggaattttgggttttcatgagctgtatgccaaaatcatccgtattaagacaataaaagacctgaaatatttcagttagtctgcaatgaatctaaaatatatgaatgttaaattttcatcatgacattatggaaaataatgaactttatcacaatatgctaatattttgagaaggacctgtacacggccaggctgctatagccaaacctttggtcactcatgccaatgccaaacgtcggtttcaatggtgcaaggagcgcaaatcttgggccgtgggcaatgtgaaacatgtattgttctctgatgagtttacttttactgttttccccacatccgggagagttacggtttggagaagccccaaagaagcgtcccacccagactgttgcatgcccagagtgaagcatggaggtggatcagtgatggtttgggctgccatatcatggcattcccttggcccaatacttgtgctagatgggcgcgtcactgccaaggactaccgaaccattcttgaggaccatgtgcatccaatggttcaaacattgtctgaccactgtgcaggacttgtatatgtcattcccaagacgaattgacgctgtattgtccgcaaaaggaggccctacaccatactaataaattattgtggtctaaaacgaggtgtttcagtttcattgtccaacccctgtagtttaaaACTAATCCTCGAAAGATGTTGTTCATTTGTTTGAGCTGACTGATGGGTGTGCTGCCCCCTGCAGGTGGAGGAACATAATGGCCACATCTTTAAGTCCACTCAGTATAGCATCCCTACTTACTGCGAGTACTGCTCCTCCCTCATCTGGATGATGGACCGAGCCTGCGTTTGCAAATGTAAGGAtccaaaactaaacattcagAAAATATCACTGGAAAATATGATGAGTTGACCCAAATATGATATTCAAttaaagaacatgaaataaagaaTGCAGAACTGGAACAATATCGTGTTCTAGTCTTTCCCTGAATTTCACATCATTGTGTGTAGTTTCTGGTTCCACCCTGGCACACTCCAACACACTCCCAGTACACACGGTGTCCCACTGAATACACTTTCCGTATGCTTTCCTGAGTGTCAGCAAAATTCAATTACACCTCCCTCTCCCTTCATAAATCTGTCTTCTATCTAGTTACAAAGCTTTCCTTGCAGCGGTGCAGAGAGCCGACTCTCTGGACACCTTGAAGCTTCACACTAGTCTTTGATTGTTACAGTGGGCTGATGTTGTTGCTCTGCCGTTTTTAGGAGAAGCAGGCTGATGgttgtctgtttttgtctgtttttgtgccGCTCCGCTTGCCACAGAAAGTGCTGCTCCAAGATGACCACCAAGTGCAGTAAAAAGGTGCGTTTTAACCAGATCTTCTTCTTGTTTCGGGATGCAGCGGTATTTGATTGCGAAGCAGAATGTTTAAATCTAAGCATGATGATTTATTGCATTTTCTAGCACCATTAAGgcaaattaaaagatgaaaatactgatagaattttctttctttctattccTTTCTTCAGGTATCAAAGTACTTTACACCCTGAGAGTCACTTCTAAATtcaaaacacaggaaaaaaaagtcaCAGCTGCAAAAAACTCTAGCAGAGCATTTTCAATCTGCTGTTCTTCTCTGTCCTGATCTTATTCAGtgctttggaaaaatattcataccccttaaatcCTTCATATATTATTAACAATAAAGTTCAGTGTGTTTTAataggatttaatgtgatagaccaatacaaggTAGCGCATAACTGTAAATTAGAAGTAAAAGGAATTTTACTAAAACAAACCTATGAAATGTGATGTGCATTTGCACTCAgccctctgagtcaatactttgcaggACCATATTTTGCTGCAGTGCACTTGAACATCTAGAGATGGAAAAATAGCCTAACTTCAATCAAACTGGATGgcgagcatctgtaaacatcacctttcaagtcttgccacagattcttaatttgatTTAAGTGTGGATATTTACTAGGGCATTTTAACAGACAAATATACTTCggtctaaaccatttcattgtagtacaggctgtatgtttagggcagttttcctgctggaaggtggctCTTCGTCCCAGTCTATAGTGTCTTTTGCAGCAGGTTTTGTTCCAGGATTATATGTGCTTAGCTCTATTTATTTACAcaccaactctgaccagcttcactgtCCCTGCTTCAGAacagcatccccacaacatggcACTacctccattgtgttttatcttGGTAATGCTatattcagggtgatgtggagGTTTAGTTTATTTGCCACATGTGGCACTTTGCATATAGACCCCAATGTTTTGCTTCGTCTcatgtgaccagagcaccttacTCCATATGTTTAGAAGCCTTTCCAGAACCAATGCATTTATTCTGAGAGTACGTTTCACTTGGATAGTCTATTTACAAATTACGAGACTTCTTAATACATTTGGTtgaattgcattttatttagggatatcaaagtaaaggaggctgaattAAAATGCATGGACACTCTTCAGATTTTTGTTGGAAAAAACTCTGAAGGAATTAATCATTTTTCCCAATAAAGCACATTGAAGTTGTGGTTGTTATgtaaagaaaattgaaaaaatcaataaatataaatcATTTCTCGTGGCAGGGTAGTTGTCAGCAACTCTAGATAGTAACTTTGTTTAGGAATGTGCAGATTGTGTTTTTGCTAAATATTACCTGAGGTATCATACATAAACCTGTCTATTGGGATTTGtcttgtaatgtaacaaaaactgAAGCAGTAAAAAAGTTGATCTGTTTCTTACATTCAGGAATAGTTGCTGAAACCAAACGAAATGCCCCAGCCTTGAGTCTCGTTTGTTCTGTTTTGGCTGCCatttttgtcctgtgtgttctTCTGTTAAAGTACGACCCGGAGCTGTCGTCCCGTCAGTTTGGGGTGGAGTTGTCCCGTCTGACCAGCGAGGAGCGCGCCGTTCCCCAGCTGGTGGAGAAACTCATCAATTACATTGAGATGCATGGCCTCTACACGGAGGGAATCTACAGGAAGTCGGGCTCCACCAATAAGATCAAAGAACTCCGACAAGGCCTGGACACAGGTCAGACATTTGCAATATTCTGAACTgatatccttttttatttattacgtctttaatacataaaaacagTGTTTTCTAAATATTATCATATTTGCAAAACGACGGAACAGTCAGCCAACCCAAACCTTTGCTACGTTTCTATACGTCTATTGataatgtaatttttttgaGTGTCATTATTGTTGGATGGTTTTTTACATCAGGCAGAGAAGCTGGGTAACATTGTACGCTGTGTCTGTTTTAAGTAAATGTTAGAAACGCATCGATCATAGATTTTGTGGCACAATAATGATTTTCTAAATCTGTGACCTGCTGACATTGATTTGAACCAAGtccattttaagaaaaatgaataacaaaagtatttttttctaatattaGAATAAATGGGGCCATCTTAAAATCATCTATTTGTGGTAAATGTAAACAATGACGTAAACAGCCCAAAGTTAGGTTGGCTTGTATCTGCGTCACTGAAAGAGAGCAGTCAGTACTAAACAGCTCTGTACTTCACCAGGATGTTGTAAATATTTCAGAACAAAGACCAAGCAATTACAGAGATTACATTTTAAGCTATCTTCCGCATCTTGTATTAGTGAAAAAGCATGACTAGCATGGTTCATATTACTAACTGAAAATATTCTTCATGTGTATTCTCTGTAGTGTACGTCTTCTCTTAGGATGCCCACATTCACACATCCAGCACGTTCTGTGACAGATTCACTCtttaaaaggataaaacagatcAACCTTTCTCATTAACTTTTATACATTAAGCTTTTTGTTATAAGCTGACCTGTAACCCCTGTTGAAGCTATTGCTATGGTTTTTGTACTTCCTCTTACTTCTTTTTACAACATATCACTAATACTAAAAGTGGCAAGTTTAGTCGTCGTCCTGCAGAAACAACTCCCTCAGCAAACCGTATTGTCAGTGCAACCTGTTAGTGGGTAAAAATGTAccattcactgatcagaaaaaaagATCTCATTTCTAGCTTTCAAAATCCCTAATCCGGGTTGGTCAAACATAAAATCTGCCAATTCTTGTCATCAACAAATTTTTCTGTGCATTCCTGATTCCTACCTGATTCCTGACTATTTTCTCAAagcagtggcggatgctggtctttcaaggaggggaagctcaatttcaagatcgctgattcgctcatttcgctgttaatcaaaaagggattcagcctcagacagatcatccaatcatcatgcagaagctgagcgtccgatgggcgggacaaagcccagcatttttgcttcactATTGAACTCAGAGTTTAAAGCACtatgaagctgcgggaatgagtgagaggaaagctgcgtcgttaccagttataagaagctgattctgaacaaaagttgaacgcgttgtagcgcatatttagtcaatgacatgaacacacaacagtatttatttgacattttaggggacgctgagcttcccttgcagacTTAGAACAATCGCCACTGGCTCAAAGTCTTTTAGAGCTTAAGAACTCCCtgtaaataattacaattacTAAGGTCAGCTCTGTTTACTACGCAATGCACTGGTCATCGTTTGCAGTCAAAGGAATCAGAGGTCATGTATCCAAACTCTTTTTGGTGTAGATGTGAGCAGCGTGATTCTGGATGACTACAACATCCATGTCATTGCCAGCATACTCAAGCAGTGGCTTCGGGACCTGCCCAGCCCGCTCATGACCTTTGAACTATACGAAGAGTTCCTCAGAGCCATGGGTAAGCTCTTTATTTCAGTGTTTCCTGCCTAAAGGCTCAGCCTGCAGCTGTTGGTTTACCTTCAGTAGTTAACAGGGTTCAGACAGTCTGGATAAGtattggagaaaatatttttcaggtCCGGATAAAATATCTGTATGTTCAGACTTTATTCCCTGTCCGATtgtgtcatccatccatccatccatccatccatccatccatccatccaaaactgtacaaatatCTGCCACAAATTCATAAATTTTTGTATTAATAGCTTAACATTAGCTGAAAAAAGACAGAGACCTCTGTCTCAGGAACCTGGTTTAGGTTCTGTGGCCTCAGATTGTGTGTCGGTCATCTGTTTTCAGGCCAGCCAGACAAGCGGGAAGTGATCTGAGGCGTATACTCTGTAATCGACCAGCTCAGCAGAACACACCTCAGCACATTGGAGCGTCTGATCTTCCATCTGGTCAGGTGTGTGATGTTAGAAAGATCAGCCTCAGCGCAAAAGTCTCAGAATTCGATAGTTCATGAGGCAAAAACACAGTGTGAAAAAACTGTTACTCTGTATTTCATGTATTGCAACGTCTTTGCTGCATTTCCTCTGTGGGATTTGGGATTAAAATAATGCTACTGTGTTTGCACTGCAGGATTGCCCTACAGGAGGAGACGAACAGGATGTCCGCCAACGCACTAGCCATCGTCTTTGCTCCCTGCATCCTCCGTTGTCCTGACACCATCGACCCACTGCAGAGTGTCCAAGATATCAGCGAAACTACAGCGTATGTCTCACTCTAACTCCAAACAATCCTCTGTGTTCACAAACACCTACAAGCAAATGTAGCTATGTTGCAAGAAAcctgtttcttttttccaaatGGATTGCTACTCAAACTAACTTTCAGGATTAGTCTAAACTAATAAAAGACTGAATCCCATTAGTCTGAATTAGCGTAGCTTCTAAAGTGCAGGAACCTCAGTGGAAGATGTCCATTAGATTGAGAGTCGGTTCCAAGAGGTGGATCTGTGTTGTTCATCGTGTTTACTGGTAGTGAAAATCACTTTATTTGTAATGTCCATTTGCtacaattttatttgtttgtttttttcatttctcttcTCCTCTGTtggaagtatgattattgattgattaatccttatcaataattataattaaaaatcctaatttgacaaaattaatttcttaaccaaaatcctcatttatgaatcgagaccagagatgtcttctggtgttgtaattgtggctcaacgcctttgataattacaaccgttaaatactcagtaataattaataactattaccagagatgttgctgtttaatcgaccgtttctgccaaaatgtgtggaacttttaaccttatcttgactgacgaatcactcttgcacaaaataaacacaaaacgccttctgttaccatctatgtgaatatttattaaattacagccctgatacaatccgttcttctgatttaataatcttcacctaatcaaacacgcaaagttctacacaaaaggtgtaaaatatctaaacaaaataaagcaaagtatgggatcaaaccagcatttatggaaaaatgataatatgacaaagggatgtggtggtgagggGCGGTTGGGAGCAGAGCTCAAACTGCAACTCAGTCATAAAACGTCCCCCAACTCTGtgaggtgagcagacaaagagttataaaacttttgacgGCAAGCTATTAGGCAGTAaaattgaagacaaagaaaatggtgaatttcaccatgaggttattttaacagtccagtctcacagcgtaCCTGCGCTGACTCTCAGGTGACAAATAAccccacaaaacacacacaaagctggggagcgcagcggcttccagacatCCAACACGACAcgtcaaagtttcaataaaaaggttacatgcacatatcattcaggacacattagattaaatagcgaatctcatcgcactaaaacctcctctaccctgctcagactttctaagaaagaaagaaataataaaaggatgtgttttactttgttgaagtctcCCTTCTGAGGGGGGTTGAGAGAGAgtggggtggaagttggaagttaatgtgcgtccacagtttaCTTCAGGAAAAACGGTCAATCtttgtcctctggcctccttggcgaaagggaaaatatgatctgaccatcaaagtcgactggacaaaacaaggtggcgattcgtctcctcaaaactccgtgtttttagttacgtgttaaactcacgtcttcgatcagcaaagtgaaatttctggccttcttattccagaaacctcagttatgaaatgttcgttggccaacgaaggagaataaatgaaatccactcaggacacttctccaggtgatgcttcagatgttggtaaccggacccggtctccagctgaaggcgagtgttcaaaatggaggcctccctatatagcgtcttgtgacgtcagacttgggacgccccgtcatatcagccgtaGTGTCCGATGGGATTTgtaggagcggactgtcctggatacaaaatggccgacaacgccaggaggcctggtggcgtccagcaacgtgcaaatggtccaatattcagccaacaaatggtccaacacctCCATCACATTTGACCTTTTTGACCTAACTTTAGCTGAATGAATCTGCTGCAGTGCAAGTGAATATTGAATATTTGTCCTTTTCTGACTTGACTTCATTTTTATCTGTAGGTGTGTGGAGCTGATCATCAACGAGCAGATGAGAAAGTACAAAGCTCGTCTGAAGGACATCAGCAGCCTGGAGTTTGCAGAGAGCAAAGCCAAGAGCAGACTGACCCAGATCAGGCGGTCCCTGGTAAGATCGGCCTGAGTTTCAGACCTGTTGAGATGAAACCTGTGATATAAATTATCATTATGCGCGATCATGGAGGTGTATGCTGTTTTCTGGACTTGTCCCCCACCCatcattaaaacaaaagcaagGTTCTGCTCCATGAGCAGCTGGCATGGTTTACCTACTAAGCCATGGCAAGAGTTCATTTACATCTTCATCCAGGTTTTGttaaatatatctttatataTGGACAAATGATACCAGTCTTAAGATCTGACAATCCTGCTGGGATCCTGCAGAGGGAAACACTGACCTGCAAGGAGCACATTGTGGGATTATAGTGTCTTGCAAAGTCTTCATGCcccttgaaatatttcattttgtcAGCACAAAGTCGTGCAAATTTGTGAAATGGAAGTAAAAGGATATaggctttttaaatttttgccGAGAAATATTGGAAAAGTATGTTTGTATGTAGCCCCCTTAACTCTGataccattaataaaatccagttgcCTAATTAAAAACTAGAGTCCGTCTGTgtgtagtttaatctcagtataaacccAGCTCttctgtgaagagaacattagtgaacaaacagcatcatgaagaccaaggatcaCAGGTCAAGTTTAATGCAGGGCTacgttctaaaacaatatcccactTTACAGAGCtccgttcaatccatcatctgaaaaataGTATGGAACAACTATAAACCTCCAAACAAATGGCAGGTTGGCAAGAAgacaataaatcagaaaaatagCCAAGAAATCAATGGTACCACTGGAAGAGCAGCAAAGATTCAatgctcaggtgggaaaatcttttGATAAGGTAGCTAGTAGACCTGGGCGATATATCGAGATTTTAAAACTATCGCGATTTTTTTCAAAAGAGTTATGAGATGAGAGTATATCGTTTATATCAAAATGGTTTACATTGCATATTAATTATTCTTTTAGATCCGCCAATTCTTCTGTCTCCTTCCTCATGTGTCTGTGTCGAACTTCCCAAAAAGTTCGAGCACTACACATCTTTTCCACCATTTGAAACAGCACCATAAAAACGAATACGAAGAGTGTGTTAAACTGCGTGCTGCAGCTCAGACTATGAAGTTTTCCCAGCCTCCTGCACCGAAACAAACCACGTTACAAAACTCATACACCCGTGCTGTGCTTTATGAGAGAAAAAGTGACAAGTGGCGCGAGATTACTacagctgtgttttttgttttgttaggaTGGAAAAGAGCATAAGACCACATTTTATTTGAGgaagattattattttaatatttgccaGTATTGTTTTTGGGCCATTTCTTATGTACACCTACACCTGTCTAATAATGTGTCTGCATCTGGGACG is a genomic window of Girardinichthys multiradiatus isolate DD_20200921_A chromosome X, DD_fGirMul_XY1, whole genome shotgun sequence containing:
- the LOC124862152 gene encoding unconventional myosin-IXAb-like, giving the protein MTTKCSKKYDPELSSRQFGVELSRLTSEERAVPQLVEKLINYIEMHGLYTEGIYRKSGSTNKIKELRQGLDTGQTFAIF